From Deltaproteobacteria bacterium, the proteins below share one genomic window:
- a CDS encoding acyl-CoA dehydrogenase family protein, with the protein MSFEFSTKAGCQEYFTKAHEMFRKAVADFVKKEILPFVDEWEEAGEFPRELYKKAGDADILSICYPEDVGGTPADVFFAVTLTEELMKCTSAGLVASLGSHGISIPPIVRHGTPDQKKRFVEPVLRGERISALGITEPGGGSDVANIQTTALREGDFYLVNGSKTFITSGCRADQITTAVRTGGPGHAGISFLLIETNTPGFKVGAKLKKMGWWASDTAELYFDNCRVPAENLIGAENGGFYIIMENFQTERLSLAIMANTTSEIALNEAQKYAKERHAFGKPISAFQVTRHKLADMATLLTASKEFTYRVAAKIDAGQNMVKEVSMAKNFACSVADKVTYDAVQIFGGAGYMRGTVVERLFRDNRILSIGGGTQEIMKEIISKLM; encoded by the coding sequence ATGTCTTTCGAGTTCAGCACCAAGGCAGGATGCCAGGAGTACTTCACCAAGGCCCACGAGATGTTTCGGAAGGCCGTGGCGGATTTCGTGAAAAAGGAGATACTCCCTTTTGTGGATGAGTGGGAGGAGGCGGGCGAGTTTCCCCGCGAGCTTTACAAAAAGGCCGGTGACGCGGACATATTATCCATCTGCTACCCTGAGGATGTGGGCGGAACACCGGCTGACGTGTTTTTCGCGGTAACGCTCACCGAAGAGCTGATGAAATGCACCTCGGCGGGGCTTGTGGCAAGCCTGGGAAGCCACGGGATCTCGATTCCGCCCATAGTGCGCCACGGAACGCCGGACCAGAAAAAGCGCTTCGTGGAGCCGGTTTTGAGGGGCGAGAGGATTTCCGCCCTTGGAATCACGGAGCCGGGGGGCGGCTCGGACGTCGCCAACATCCAGACAACAGCCTTGCGCGAGGGCGATTTCTACTTGGTGAACGGCTCCAAAACCTTCATCACCTCCGGCTGCCGGGCGGACCAGATAACGACAGCGGTGCGTACTGGCGGGCCGGGTCACGCCGGAATCAGCTTTCTTCTCATCGAAACGAACACCCCCGGTTTCAAGGTGGGGGCGAAACTCAAAAAGATGGGCTGGTGGGCCTCGGACACCGCAGAGCTTTATTTCGACAACTGCAGGGTTCCGGCTGAAAACCTTATCGGCGCGGAAAACGGCGGGTTTTACATCATAATGGAAAACTTCCAGACCGAGCGGCTTTCCCTTGCCATAATGGCCAATACCACCAGTGAAATCGCGCTCAACGAGGCGCAGAAGTACGCAAAGGAGCGCCACGCATTCGGAAAGCCAATTTCTGCCTTCCAGGTGACACGGCACAAGCTGGCGGACATGGCCACCCTTTTGACCGCAAGCAAGGAATTCACCTACCGGGTGGCGGCCAAAATCGACGCGGGCCAGAACATGGTGAAGGAAGTTAGCATGGCCAAGAACTTCGCCTGCTCGGTAGCCGACAAGGTGACGTACGACGCGGTGCAGATTTTCGGCGGCGCGGGCTACATGCGCGGAACAGTGGTGGAGAGGCTTTTCCGCGACAACCGCATTCTTTCCATCGGCGGCGGAACCCAGGAGATAATGAAGGAGATCATCTCGAAACTCATGTGA